The proteins below are encoded in one region of Rubrobacter aplysinae:
- a CDS encoding DUF2267 domain-containing protein, which produces MQYQEFVNRVNEQIQTRAPGDAELAIQATLSTLGERISGGEAENLAAQLPAELQTQLESGNQSEEAEPFSLDEFYLRVAEREGVSSPDAAVEHASTVMEQLTRAVTGGELADIQRQLPEEFEPLFNKRS; this is translated from the coding sequence GTGCAGTATCAGGAGTTTGTGAATCGGGTAAACGAGCAGATACAGACCCGGGCCCCGGGCGACGCCGAGCTCGCCATCCAGGCAACGCTGTCCACCCTCGGCGAGCGCATAAGCGGCGGAGAGGCGGAGAACCTCGCGGCCCAGTTGCCCGCCGAGCTACAGACACAGCTAGAGTCCGGTAATCAGTCGGAGGAGGCCGAGCCCTTCTCACTGGACGAGTTCTACCTGAGGGTCGCCGAGCGGGAAGGGGTCTCCTCGCCGGACGCGGCCGTGGAGCACGCTAGCACGGTGATGGAGCAGCTCACGCGGGCGGTGACCGGCGGCGAGCTCGCGGACATCCAGCGCCAGCTCCCGGAGGAGTTCGAGCCGCTCTTCAACAAGCGGAGCTAA